A single window of Pungitius pungitius chromosome 20, fPunPun2.1, whole genome shotgun sequence DNA harbors:
- the tcte1 gene encoding dynein regulatory complex subunit 5 isoform X1, translating to MSRPPYSGAKAEDLRRRRRIIAEDLDWSLAVVPCLSNLCLQSIVRHFQEKPMFEELPPIHKVFVQERLPTSLPLHVTANVISDGVYWKRCCEQRWDICDLTDYGHSWKRMFFERHMENIIELFIPDETEPKTVLEMVPLCRNYVKRLDISQLLPPIKEPGKEEQEYGSKLASDSEYEGPSMDHFDFNILLKKLTQLEELHLVYRVKHCGMNFEWKMFEMTDRDCESLATALVSCKSLKLLRLHQSHIGDKKCRLLVKNLLDHPSLTELDFSHNMIGDKGARAIGKLLARNKLETLNMCDNDIRCPGAKAIAHALSENSSLLSLNLRLNGVRDEGGQAIGKALLNNKTLLRLHLGANRVTGPTAVALSKVLVENNTLKSINLSCNHLGVDGGIALREAMSQNTSVTECDIRLTEIDEQSVSFINKVVWTHQRQARGRETK from the exons ATGTCCAGACCCCCTTATTCTGGAGCCAAAGCTGAGGACCTCAGAAGGCGGAGGAGGATCATCGCTGAAGACTTAGACTGGTCCCTCGCTGTAGTGCCTTGTTTATCAAACCTCTGCCTGCAAAGCATTGTGAGACACTTTCAGG AGAAGCCCATGTTTGAAGAACTTCCACCCATCCACAAAGTGTTTGTGCAGGAGAGACTGCCAACTTCCCTGCCCCTTCATGTGACAGCCAACGTGATCAGCGATGGCGTCTATTGGAAGCGGTGCTGCGAGCAGCGGTGGGACATTTGCGACCTCACTGATTATGGCCACAGCTGGAAACGGATGTTCTTCGAGAGGCACATGGAGAACATTATTGAGCTTTTTATCCCAGATGAAACCGAGCCGAAGACAGTTCTAGAGATGGTGCCTCTTTGTAGGAACTACGTCAAGAGGCTGGACATCTCCCAACTCCTGCCACCCATCAAGGAGCCcgggaaggaggagcaggaataTGGTTCAAAGTTGGCAAGCGACAGTGAGTACGAAGGGCCGTCTATGGACCACTTCGACTTTAACATCCTGCTCAAAAAGCTGACACAACTGGAAGAGCTTCATTTGGTGTACAGGGTGAAGCACTGCGGTATGAACTTTGAATGGAAGATGTTTGAGATGACTGACAGAGATTGCGAGTCCCTCGCCACGGCCCTTGTGTCCTGTAAGAGTTTGAAG CTTCTGAGGCTCCATCAAAGCCACATTGGGGATAAAAAGTGCCGTCTGCTGGTGAAAAACCTTTTGGACCACCCGTCCCTGACGGAGCTCGACTTCTCTCACAACATGATCGGAGACAAAGGAGCCAGAGCCATCGGGAAGCTGCTCGCCAGGAACAAGCTGGAGACCCTGAACATGTGTGACAACGACATCCGATGCCCGGGCGCTAAAGCCATAGCTCACGCCTTGTCCGAGAACTCCAGCCTTTTGTCCCTCAACCTGCGTCTCAACGGCGTGAGAGACGAGGGGGGGCAGGCCATTGGTAAGGCCTTGCTGAACAACAAGACCCTGCTTCGCCTGCACCTGGGGGCCAATCGGGTAACGGGGCCTACTGCCGTCGCACTGTCCAAGGTTCTAGTGGAGAACAACACCCTGAAGAGCATCAATCTCTCCTGCAACCATCTGGGCGTG gatGGAGGTATAGCTCTGAGGGAGGCGATGTCTCAAAACACCAGCGTGACAGAATGTGATATCCGCCTGACGGAGATTGACGAGCAGAGCGTCTCCTTCATCAACAAGGTGGTTTGGACCCACCAGAGACAGGCTCGAGGGAGGGAAAccaagtaa
- the tcte1 gene encoding dynein regulatory complex subunit 5 isoform X2 yields MFEELPPIHKVFVQERLPTSLPLHVTANVISDGVYWKRCCEQRWDICDLTDYGHSWKRMFFERHMENIIELFIPDETEPKTVLEMVPLCRNYVKRLDISQLLPPIKEPGKEEQEYGSKLASDSEYEGPSMDHFDFNILLKKLTQLEELHLVYRVKHCGMNFEWKMFEMTDRDCESLATALVSCKSLKLLRLHQSHIGDKKCRLLVKNLLDHPSLTELDFSHNMIGDKGARAIGKLLARNKLETLNMCDNDIRCPGAKAIAHALSENSSLLSLNLRLNGVRDEGGQAIGKALLNNKTLLRLHLGANRVTGPTAVALSKVLVENNTLKSINLSCNHLGVDGGIALREAMSQNTSVTECDIRLTEIDEQSVSFINKVVWTHQRQARGRETK; encoded by the exons ATGTTTGAAGAACTTCCACCCATCCACAAAGTGTTTGTGCAGGAGAGACTGCCAACTTCCCTGCCCCTTCATGTGACAGCCAACGTGATCAGCGATGGCGTCTATTGGAAGCGGTGCTGCGAGCAGCGGTGGGACATTTGCGACCTCACTGATTATGGCCACAGCTGGAAACGGATGTTCTTCGAGAGGCACATGGAGAACATTATTGAGCTTTTTATCCCAGATGAAACCGAGCCGAAGACAGTTCTAGAGATGGTGCCTCTTTGTAGGAACTACGTCAAGAGGCTGGACATCTCCCAACTCCTGCCACCCATCAAGGAGCCcgggaaggaggagcaggaataTGGTTCAAAGTTGGCAAGCGACAGTGAGTACGAAGGGCCGTCTATGGACCACTTCGACTTTAACATCCTGCTCAAAAAGCTGACACAACTGGAAGAGCTTCATTTGGTGTACAGGGTGAAGCACTGCGGTATGAACTTTGAATGGAAGATGTTTGAGATGACTGACAGAGATTGCGAGTCCCTCGCCACGGCCCTTGTGTCCTGTAAGAGTTTGAAG CTTCTGAGGCTCCATCAAAGCCACATTGGGGATAAAAAGTGCCGTCTGCTGGTGAAAAACCTTTTGGACCACCCGTCCCTGACGGAGCTCGACTTCTCTCACAACATGATCGGAGACAAAGGAGCCAGAGCCATCGGGAAGCTGCTCGCCAGGAACAAGCTGGAGACCCTGAACATGTGTGACAACGACATCCGATGCCCGGGCGCTAAAGCCATAGCTCACGCCTTGTCCGAGAACTCCAGCCTTTTGTCCCTCAACCTGCGTCTCAACGGCGTGAGAGACGAGGGGGGGCAGGCCATTGGTAAGGCCTTGCTGAACAACAAGACCCTGCTTCGCCTGCACCTGGGGGCCAATCGGGTAACGGGGCCTACTGCCGTCGCACTGTCCAAGGTTCTAGTGGAGAACAACACCCTGAAGAGCATCAATCTCTCCTGCAACCATCTGGGCGTG gatGGAGGTATAGCTCTGAGGGAGGCGATGTCTCAAAACACCAGCGTGACAGAATGTGATATCCGCCTGACGGAGATTGACGAGCAGAGCGTCTCCTTCATCAACAAGGTGGTTTGGACCCACCAGAGACAGGCTCGAGGGAGGGAAAccaagtaa
- the tmem151ba gene encoding transmembrane protein 151B gives MSPAASAATASESSSTPVPEEERDGPREEQRPQKQSLTKSLCQETHWKCLLLSLLMYGCVGVMAWCQVTKVTRLSFDIAYKGRSMMYHDSPCSNGYIYIPLAFLVMLYVVYLVECWHCYTRNELQYKVDVDSVTERIQRMQQATPCIWWKAISYHYIRRTRQVTRYRNGDAYTTTQVYHERVNTHVAEAEFDYGNCGVKDIAKCLSGLEDFPITKLRFTKCFSFANVESENSYLTQRARFFTENEGLDDYMEAREGMHLKNVDFKEYMVAFSDPNHLPWYAAHSSFWVAAAFTASWPLRVLTEYHTACAHYHVEKLFGFDYVPVSPSEERPPCRRIPRVNTIDSTELEWHIRSNQQLVPSYSEAVLMDLTQLSGSCNSYSACGGYGGYRQNCERCHRTISSSSIFSRSALSICNAGSPRLPFSASRFSLGRLYGSRRSCLWRSSGSLSERPCPPTESSHCLSGQQQAGEENPPAYQDALCLPVLIVHRDEGCLNHDHRSLHRNGSCVETSL, from the exons ATGTCCCCTGCAGCATCGGCTGCGACGGCCAGTGAGAGCAGCAGCACCCCCGTTCCCGAAGAGGAGCGGGACGGTCCCcgggaggag CAGCGGCCCCAGAAGCAGTCCTTGACCAAGTCCTTGTGTCAGGAAACCCACTGGAAATGCCTGCTTCTGTCCCTGCTGATGTACGGCTGCGTGGGGGTGATGGCCTGGTGCCAGGTGACCAAGGTCACGCGCCTCTCCTTCGACATCGCGTACAAGGGCAGGTCCATGATGTACCACGACAGCCCCTGCTCCAATGGCTACATCTACATCCCTTTGGCCTTCCTCGTCATGCTCTACGTGGTCTACCTGGTGGAGTGTTGGCACTGCTACACCAGGAACGAGCTGCAGTACAAGGTGGATGTCGACAGTGTGACGGAGCGCATCCAGCGAATGCAGCAGGCGACGCCGTGCATCTGGTGGAAGGCCATTAGCTACCACTACATAAGGAGGACGCGGCAGGTGACCCGCTACCGCAACGGAGACGCCTACACCACCACGCAGGTCTACCACGAGCGGGTCAACACCCACGTGGCCGAGGCCGAGTTCGACTACGGGAACTGCGGGGTTAAGGACATCGCAAAATGCTTGTCGGGTCTCGAGGACTTCCCCATCACCAAACTGAGGTTCACCAAGTGCTTTAGCTTTGCCAACGTGGAGTCAGAAAACTCTTACCTGACCCAGCGGGCCAGGTTCTTCACCGAGAACGAGGGCCTGGATGACTACATGGAGGCCCGCGAGGGGATGCACCTGAAGAATGTAGACTTCAAGGAGTACATGGTTGCCTTTTCCGATCCCAATCACCTTCCCTGGTACGCGGCCCACTCCTCTTTCTGGGTGGCGGCGGCCTTCACCGCCTCCTGGCCTCTGCGCGTGCTGACGGAGTACCACACCGCCTGCGCGCACTACCACGTGGAGAAGCTGTTCGGCTTCGACTACGTGCCAGTGAGCCCGTCCGAGGAGCGGCCGCCCTGCAGACGCATCCCGCGCGTCAACACGATCGACAGCACGGAGTTGGAGTGGCACATCCGCTCCAACCAGCAGCTGGTGCCCAGCTACTCGGAGGCCGTTCTCATGGACCTGACTCAGCTGTCGGGGAGCTGCAACAGCTACTCGGCGTGCGGGGGCTACGGCGGCTACAGGCAGAACTGCGAACGTTGCCACCGCACCATCAGCAGCTCGTCCATCTTCTCCCGCAGCGCCCTCAGCATCTGCAACGCGGGGAGCCCTCGCCTCCCCTTCAGCGCCAGCCGCTTCTCGCTGGGCCGGTTGTACGGGTCCAGGCGGAGCTGCCTGTGGAGGAGCAGCGGGAGCCTGAGCGAGCGGCCCTGCCCCCCCACAGAGAGCTCGCACTGTCTGTCGGGTCAGCAGCAGGCCGGCGAGGAGAACCCCCCGGCCTACCAGGACGCGCTGTGCCTCCCGGTGCTCATTGTGCATCGCGACGAGGGCTGCCTGAACCACGACCACCGCTCCCTGCACAGAAACGGGTCCTGCGTGGAGACTTctctatga
- the nfkbie gene encoding NF-kappa-B inhibitor epsilon, with translation MASDDRRKDELLEDSRADSGVDSYRSSLKSEEPREPSADFSGPRDKFTAVEERLDSAYGSSSLTVESLSEIVGGCMLSGAQEEQARSSELTEREENLLTTITEDGDTILHLAIIHEDRFIAQQLMQIFPQDVLNIQNNLYQSPLHLATYLNLADVVKGLVEKGASLELQDQEGNTALHVACQHGQTECAAEMTREVSPSKLVPVLETQNWRGLACLHLAALHRQHQIMKLLVKKGADLNIQEGTSGKTALHLAAELHDITSVKLLLSRGANVDAAMFNGCTPLHLAVGRQDAAIAHLLCQSGADTMLRNMEDETALDLADGNDDILALFPFDDIQISGRSVVSVKF, from the exons ATGGCGAGCGACGACCGTCGGAAAGatgagctgctggaggacagcCGCGCGGACTCGGGCGTCGACTCGTATCGCTCGTCGCTGAAGTCGGAGGAGCCCCGGGAGCCGAGCGCCGACTTCAGCGGGCCGAGGGACAAGTTCACCGCCGTGGAGGAGCGCCTGGACTCCGCCTACGGCTCCTCGTCCCTCACGGTGGAGAGTCTCTCGGAGATAGTCGGGGGCTGCATGCTTTCCGGCGCGCAAGAGGAGCAGGCGCGGAGCTCCGAACTCACCGAAAGGGAGGAGAACTTGCTCACAACTATCACTGAAGATGGAGACAc AATCCTGCACTTAGCAATCATCCACGAAGACAGATTCATTGCTCAACAGTTGATGCAGATATTCCCACAAGACGTGCTGAACATCCAAAACAACTTATACCAG AGCCCTTTGCACCTGGCCACCTACCTGAACCTGGCCGACGTGGTGAAGGGCCTGGTGGAGAAAGGGGCCAGTTTGGAGCTGCAGGACCAGGAGGGCAACACGGCGCTCCACGTGGCCTGCCAGCACGGCCAGACCGAGTGCGCCGCTGAAATGACCAGAGAGGTTTCGCCCAGCAAACTGGTGCCGGTCCTCGAGACCCAGAACTGGAGAG GTCTTGCCTGTCTTCACTTGGCTGCACTCCACAGGCAACATCAGATTATGAAGCTCCTGGTGAAGAAGGGAGCAGACTTGAATATCCAG GAAGGTACAAGTGGAAAAACGGCTCTTCATCTCGCCGCTGAGCTACACGACATCACGTCAGTGAAGCTGCTGCTCAGCAGGGGAGCCAATGTGGATGCCGCCATGTTTAACGGCTGCACGCCCCTGCATCTCGCAGTGGGGAGACAGGACGCCGCCATCGCCCACCTCCTCTGCCAGTCTGGCGCCGACACAATGCTGCGGAACATGGAGGACGAAACGGCGCTGGATCTAGCAGACGGCAATGATGAC ATCCTGGCTCTATTTCCCTTTGATGACATCCAGATCTCCGGGAGGTCGGTGGTCAGCGTGAAGTTTTGA
- the slc35b2 gene encoding adenosine 3'-phospho 5'-phosphosulfate transporter 1 — translation MPSFSRRVCPAFVLLLIPSIAAAEESSLLDGWHDVWLLRFLVNILGYSTIIIPGYFLISYFKRTNYLEKGNGICFPFIKTCVFGSEAKTGLLADVSVAPRNEGESGSSVKQVVKLIFCAAGLQASYLTWGVLQERVMTGSYGATTPEDEGEQFKDSQFLVFMNRILALTVSGLWCVLFQQPRHGAPMYKYSFASLSNIMSSWCQYEALKYISFPTQVLAKASKVIPVMLMGKIVSHKSYEYWEYFTAVLISLGVSMFLLSSTPSKHLSTVTTFSGVVILVGYIVFDSFTSNWQDNLFKHKMSSVQMMFGVNLFSCLFTVGSLLEQGAFFDSLAFMTRHSEFAFHAVLLSVCSACGQLFIFYTISQFGAAVFTIIMTLRQAIAILLSCFLYGHAVSLVGGFGVAVVFLALFLRVYARSRMKSGRRAAPPLGQKV, via the exons atgCCATCGTTTTCACGGAG GGTTTGCCCTGCCTTTGTGCTGCTCCTCATCCCTTCCATTGCGGCTGCTGAGGAGTCGTCACTACTCGACGGCTGGCATGATGTTTGGCTCCTCCGCTTCCTGGTCAACATCCTGGGATACTCCACCATCATCATCCCGGGATACTTCCTCATCAGCTACTTCAAGCGGACCAATTACTTGGAAAAAG GTAATGGGATTTGTTTCCCTTTCATAAAGACCTGTGTGTTTGGCAGTGAGGCCAAAACGGGTCTGTTGGCTGACGTGTCAGTTGCACCCAGGAATGAGGGTGAATCCGGCTCGTCGGTCAAACAGGTCGTCAAATTAATCTTTTGTGCTGCCGGACTTCAG GCATCGTACCTGACGTGGGGGGTCCTGCAAGAGCGGGTGATGACGGGCTCCTACGGGGCCACGACTCCCGAGGACGAGGGCGAGCAGTTCAAGGACTCCCAGTTCCTGGTCTTCATGAACCGCATCCTGGCTCTGACCGTGTCGGGCCTGTGGTGCGTCCTGTTCCAGCAGCCCCGCCACGGGGCGCCCATGTACAAGTACTCCTTCGCCTCGCTCTCCAACATCATGAGCAGCTGGTGTCAGTACGAGGCCCTCAAGTACATCAGCTTCCCCACCCAGGTCCTGGCCAAGGCCTCCAAGGTCATCCCCGTCATGCTCATGGGCAAGATCGTCTCCCACAAGAGCTACGAGTACTGGGAGTACTTCACCGCCGTGCTGATCTCGCTGGGCGTCAGCATGTTCCTGCTGTCCAGCACGCCCAGCAAGCACCTGTCCACCGTCACCACCTTCAGCGGCGTGGTCATCCTCGTCGGCTACATCGTCTTCGACAGCTTCACCTCCAACTGGCAGGACAACCTGTTCAAGCACAAGATGTCGTCGGTGCAGATGATGTTCGGGGTGAACCTGTTCTCCTGCCTCTTCACCGTGGGCTCGCTGCTGGAGCAGGGCGCCTTCTTCGACTCGCTGGCCTTCATGACGCGCCACTCCGAGTTCGCCTTCCACGCCGTGCTGCTGTCCGTGTGCTCGGCGTGCGGCCAGCTCTTCATCTTCTACACCATCAGCCAGTTTGGCGCGGCGGTCTTCACCATCATCATGACGCTGCGGCAGGCGATCGccatcctcctctcctgcttcctctacGGCCACGCCGTCAGCCTGGTGGGGGGGTTCGGCGTGGCCGTGGTGTTCCTGGCACTCTTCCTGCGGGTGTACGCCCGCAGCCGCATGAAGTCCGGCCGGCGCGCCGCACCGCCGCTCGGGCAGAAGGTGTAG